AACATTTACCAACCTCGCTGTTCATGAAGAGCTTAAAAAAGGCTTTGACAAATCGCCCATGTTTAATGGTAGAATTCAAGGCCTTGGTCCTAGATATTGCCCATCGGTAGAAGATAAGATAAACCGATTTGCTGATAAAGACAGCCATCAAATATTCTTAGAGCCAGAAGGACGCGACACCGTCGAAATGTATGTCAATGGTTTCTCAACATCATTGCCTGAAGATATACAATACAAAGCCCTTCAAAAAATACCAGGCTTCGAAAACGTTAAGATGTTTAGACCTGGGTATGCCATCGAATACGACTTTTTTCCTCCAACCCAACTGTATTCTACCTTAGAAACTCAGTTAGTAAATAACCTATATTTCGCTGGTCAAATCAACGGAACTACGGGTTACGAAGAGGCAGGATCACAAGGTTTAATGGCAGGAATAAACGCACATCAAAAAGTTCATAACAAAGAGCCATTTGTTCTTAAACGAAATGAAGCGTACATCGGTGTTCTTATAGATGACCTTACAAATAAAGGAACGGATGAACCCTATAGAATGTTTACTTCTAGAGCTGAGTTTAGAACTTTATTACGACAAGATAATGCCGATATAAGACTTACTAAAAAATCTAATGACATTGGATTAGCGTCTAATAGTAGGTTAGAGAAAGTGACACTCAAGATTAAATCCTCTCAAAATCTTATTACTGAACTAGGGAAAATTAAAGTAGAACCAAATGATGTCAATGCATATCTAAGCGAAAACAAATCTTCTCAGCTCAGAGAAAAGACAACTCTACATAACCTATTAAAGAGACCTGAGTTGAATCTGGGTAATCTAAGAGAAATATCACCTGAGTTAGAAACTATACTACTCACCCTTACTCCTGAAACATCTCAGCAAGCAGAAATCAATATTAAGTATGAAAGATATATAGAGAAGGAAGTCACCATGGCTGAAAAGATGAATAAGCTCGAAAATTTGTCTATCAATCCTGATTTCGATTATAGTAAATTGACATCACTCTCTTATGAAGCTCGACACAAATTAAAAGAAATTAAACCGGAGACTTTAGGACAAGCCTCACGTATTAGTGGTGTTTCACCTGCTGATATATCTGTTCTAATGATTTTCCTTGGCAGATAAAAATGAAACGTCTTTATATACTTCCTGTCCTCTCCCTACTAGTATCTGGTTGTGCTCAATTTATTCCACCCACCGGTGGTCCTAAAGATGAAGACCCTCCAGAGTTGCTCTCCTCTTATCCAGAAAATAAAACCTCACTCTTTAAGGATAAAACTATCAATCTTGTTTTTAACGAATTAATTGACGCCACATCCCTAAGACAGGAATTAATAATCACACCAAGCATAAACGGAACTTACAGTCTGAAAGCTAAACCTTTCAGTGTAGAACTCAAGTTTGATGATAAATTTAATGATAGTACCACTTATACCTTAAATTTTAGAGATGGTATAAAAGACCTTAATGAAAAGAATCCAGCAAAGAATCTTAAACTCGTTTTTAGTACCGGTTCCGAAATTGACTCTTTAGGATTGAGTGGAAACATAAGTAATCTTTGGACCGACCTTCCTAGTAAGGAAACCTTAGTAGGTATCTATGATTTAAAAACAGATGACACACTTCCTATACTAGACAGGAAGCCATCCTATTTTACAGAAACAGATACCTCCGGAAACTATATTTTTGAAAACATCAAATCATCCAGTTATCGTCTA
This sequence is a window from Arcticibacterium luteifluviistationis. Protein-coding genes within it:
- the mnmG gene encoding tRNA uridine-5-carboxymethylaminomethyl(34) synthesis enzyme MnmG — translated: MFPKYDVIVVGAGHAGCEAAHAAATMGSKVLLITMNLQTIAQMSCNPAMGGVAKGQIVREIDALGGMSGIISDETMIQFRMLNRSKGPAMWSPRCQSDRQKFAELWRYKLEQNPNVDFWQEMVTGLITEDGAAVGVRTSLGLEIKASSIILTNGTFLNGLIHIGEKQFGGGRAGESSSIGITADLVKLGFQSGRMKTGTPPRVDQRSINFQKMEEQLGDEHPERFSYTDTNITTDQKSCWITFTNLAVHEELKKGFDKSPMFNGRIQGLGPRYCPSVEDKINRFADKDSHQIFLEPEGRDTVEMYVNGFSTSLPEDIQYKALQKIPGFENVKMFRPGYAIEYDFFPPTQLYSTLETQLVNNLYFAGQINGTTGYEEAGSQGLMAGINAHQKVHNKEPFVLKRNEAYIGVLIDDLTNKGTDEPYRMFTSRAEFRTLLRQDNADIRLTKKSNDIGLASNSRLEKVTLKIKSSQNLITELGKIKVEPNDVNAYLSENKSSQLREKTTLHNLLKRPELNLGNLREISPELETILLTLTPETSQQAEINIKYERYIEKEVTMAEKMNKLENLSINPDFDYSKLTSLSYEARHKLKEIKPETLGQASRISGVSPADISVLMIFLGR